From Apis mellifera strain DH4 linkage group LG5, Amel_HAv3.1, whole genome shotgun sequence, the proteins below share one genomic window:
- the LOC100576683 gene encoding uncharacterized protein LOC100576683 isoform X1: protein MLTIQNDMSPRNGSCVAEVSSVRSLSSDDVSATKTNRKKSCWARATDPAHRRGRRIQLLQMLVLPFIPILALIVQTANTLHDILIYRQEVSDIETQVTIATDLGKVVTRMQLERSEVAFFIYTNGNTLRSNLTQRFAITDQALHNMTTWPLVSVPRDESKTQAYDVVSKEAFQARLEDFRYKVCSFLRQKISSEESSITEVMTWYTSVNAAMLDHLTNQIKETDNSGVWRYLIAFKNLLRSIESLGIASVYGINYFGRGILLGDNYVSYVRHEALGRDLLNGSLTYVPSLKHFYAELTRTMPDYGRIKSRRDEILQNRKREPNVEDAIAYFDSMATYVDELRKLQKELRHMIRDYVNSTLQDASNKEAAGIAIVVLVLVVSPIIIILVRNAVATIQMYAANLAQKARELKQEKGKSDTLLFQMLPPSVAQQLKQTQQVPAEYYEAVTVYFSDIVGFTEIAAENTPLEVVTFLNSIYKLFDARIECYDVYKVETIGDSYMVASGLPVRNGDKHVSEIATMALDLLAASSVFQVPKRPGERLQIRSGAHTGPVVAGIVGSKMPRYCLFGDTVNTASRMESTGEALRIHISLEMKKALDAVGGFKIVRRGLVDVKGKGLMDTYWLECKDGGIARAAELDLPSFFEDVRPVFIRRLREEGTL, encoded by the exons ATGCTCACCATACAAAACGA CATGTCACCGCGTAATGGCTCGTGCGTGGCGGAAGTGAGCTCGGTGAGGAGTCTCTCGTCGGACGATGTCTCGGCGACCAAGACGAACCGAAAGAAATCCTGCTGGGCACGTGCCACGGATCCGGCTCACCGCCGCGGACGTCGAATTCAGTTGCTGCAGATGTTGGTTCTCCCGTTCATACCGATCCTGGCGTTGATCGTCCAAACGGCCAACACCCTCCACGATATCTTGATCTATCGGCAGGAGGTCTCCGACATCGAAACGCAG GTAACAATCGCCACTGATTTGGGGAAGGTTGTCACGCGGATGCAGCTCGAAAGATCCGAGGTTGCATTCTTTATTTACACCAATGGCAACACTCTAAG GTCAAACTTGACGCAGAGGTTCGCCATAACTGATCAAGCTCTTCATAACATGACTACGTGGCCCCTGGTCTCGGTGCCCAGGGATGAGAGCAAGACGCAAGCCTATGACGTGGTCAGCAAAGAGGCTTTTCAAGCACGCCTCGAGGATTTCAG GTACAAAGTTTGTTCGTTTCTTAGGCAGAAGATAAGTTCGGAAGAGAGCAGCATTACCGAAGTGATGACATGGTACACGAGCGTGAACGCGGCCATGCTAGACCATCTGACTAATCAGATCAAAGAAACGGATAATAGCGGAGTTTGGAG ATATTTGATagctttcaaaaatttactgAGAAGTATCGAGAGTTTGGGTATCGCTTCCGTTTACGGGATCAATTACTTCGGGCGTGGAATCCTTCTGGGGGACAATTACGTCAGCTATGTCCGCCACGAAGCTCTTGGACGCGATCTCCTCAACGGTTCTCTCACATACGTGCCTTCTCTCAAGCATTTTTACGCCGAGCTCACCCGCACCATGCCCGATTATGGCAGGATTAAATCCAG ACGAGACGAAATCCTCCAGAACCGGAAGAGGGAGCCGAATGTCGAAGACGCGATCGCTTATTTCGACTCAATGGCAACTTACGTGGACGAACTGCGGAAACTTCAGAAAGAGTTACGTCACATGATTAG GGATTACGTGAACTCGACCCTGCAAGACGCGAGCAACAAAGAAGCCGCTGGGATAGCTATAGTTGTGCTGGTGCTGGTCGTCTCTCCCATCATTATAATACTAGTACGCAACGCGGTTGCGACGATTCAA atgTACGCAGCTAACCTGGCGCAGAAAGCGCGGGAGCTGAAACAAGAGAAGGGGAAAAGCGACACGTTGCTTTTCCAAATGTTGCCACCGAGCGTTGCTCAACAATTGAAACAAACGCAACAG GTTCCGGCTGAATATTACGAGGCGGTGACCGTATATTTTAGCGACATTGTCGGGTTTACGGAAATTGCCGCAGAGAATACACCCTTGGAA GTTGTCACGTTCCTCAACTCGATCTACAAATTGTTCGACGCTCGGATCGAATGTTACGACGTGTACAAAGTTGAAACGATCGGCGACTCGTACATGGTTGCGTCCGGTTTGCCCGTTAGaaacg GGGACAAACACGTGTCCGAAATAGCAACGATGGCCCTCGATCTCCTAGCGGCTTCGTCCGTGTTCCAAGTGCCGAAGAGGCCCGGGGAACGGCTTCAGATACGAAGCGGCGCCCATACGGGGCCCGTCGTTGCTGGAATCGTGGGCAGCAAGATGCCTCGTTATTGCCTCTTTGGGGATACCGTGAATACGGCCAGTCGCATGGAATCAACCGGAGAAG CTCTGAGAATACACATCAGTCTAGAAATGAAAAAGGCTTTGGACGCGGTGGGAGGTTTCAAAATTGTACGCCGTGGTTTAGTCGACGTTAAG ggAAAGGGACTGATGGATACGTATTGGCTGGAATGTAAGGACGGTGGTATCGCTCGTGCGGCGGAACTGGACTTGCCCTCGTTCTTCGAGGACGTGCGACCAGTTTTCATACGTCGTCTCCGAGAGGAGGGTACCCTTTGA
- the LOC100576683 gene encoding uncharacterized protein LOC100576683 isoform X3: MLTIQNDMSPRNGSCVAEVSSVRSLSSDDVSATKTNRKKSCWARATDPAHRRGRRIQLLQMLVLPFIPILALIVQTANTLHDILIYRQEVSDIETQVTIATDLGKVVTRMQLERSEVAFFIYTNGNTLRSNLTQRFAITDQALHNMTTWPLVSVPRDESKTQAYDVVSKEAFQARLEDFRQKISSEESSITEVMTWYTSVNAAMLDHLTNQIKETDNSGVWRYLIAFKNLLRSIESLGIASVYGINYFGRGILLGDNYVSYVRHEALGRDLLNGSLTYVPSLKHFYAELTRTMPDYGRIKSRRDEILQNRKREPNVEDAIAYFDSMATYVDELRKLQKELRHMIRDYVNSTLQDASNKEAAGIAIVVLVLVVSPIIIILVRNAVATIQMYAANLAQKARELKQEKGKSDTLLFQMLPPSVAQQLKQTQQVPAEYYEAVTVYFSDIVGFTEIAAENTPLEVVTFLNSIYKLFDARIECYDVYKVETIGDSYMVASGLPVRNGDKHVSEIATMALDLLAASSVFQVPKRPGERLQIRSGAHTGPVVAGIVGSKMPRYCLFGDTVNTASRMESTGEALRIHISLEMKKALDAVGGFKIVRRGLVDVKGKGLMDTYWLECKDGGIARAAELDLPSFFEDVRPVFIRRLREEGRKNRLSHPNLHITPVKPPPQSQSSIESQDSTATYEGTQSTTPCPPSYSPSQRSRYSQPNLPTLLISHEKRSGDRRIRMSQPTLNSSFSGINFAGMNRSSRLSYPSLRPASGDNSINEEERLSARSVQGVLGSSRGSWTDQGAARLSQSDVMRLVLRQDAKRDARLSQSTLVIGDYHPGRGQQRLSQPCLSTGKDLNLPTMVFHSPSPPSVKHKRFSPAVHASQRERLSQLDIGAKYRNFKESAATKFNRDRFSIPELETQNDLKLLIAGTPKQRFSLDSQLTGRNQDVTRSRLLPIASSPINEHQQIKIEEQTGGKVKSPTREGLGRVLVASTTPILPPSERELLSTELSKITTVDSTTQKDQTTLRGSKLHRSVSPIPTRERMSVPEIRNSSLRRLLDPPMRQRHSITGNLRQSIILPIKPLDFGRKSPKHLFEEALERFGRKDEKEENRKNEISNSETLVDIVDEPKHIQKHYSYTYESSGDDGCSIFGKISMSAIPKKKYLESNFDENEQVITTVIETDVPMIMANPKYVKKSSYSSETPKWIRKYLESESPKGGRKMQASNKEKTNRRNSRRKSSLESMESEKITDKVRSKSVSSGERSPMLRNTGIQSELKNMKNTYVRIVPSNKTRENRYEVKIENNWIDGNIHGLYGDECEDTDSDDSTSI; the protein is encoded by the exons ATGCTCACCATACAAAACGA CATGTCACCGCGTAATGGCTCGTGCGTGGCGGAAGTGAGCTCGGTGAGGAGTCTCTCGTCGGACGATGTCTCGGCGACCAAGACGAACCGAAAGAAATCCTGCTGGGCACGTGCCACGGATCCGGCTCACCGCCGCGGACGTCGAATTCAGTTGCTGCAGATGTTGGTTCTCCCGTTCATACCGATCCTGGCGTTGATCGTCCAAACGGCCAACACCCTCCACGATATCTTGATCTATCGGCAGGAGGTCTCCGACATCGAAACGCAG GTAACAATCGCCACTGATTTGGGGAAGGTTGTCACGCGGATGCAGCTCGAAAGATCCGAGGTTGCATTCTTTATTTACACCAATGGCAACACTCTAAG GTCAAACTTGACGCAGAGGTTCGCCATAACTGATCAAGCTCTTCATAACATGACTACGTGGCCCCTGGTCTCGGTGCCCAGGGATGAGAGCAAGACGCAAGCCTATGACGTGGTCAGCAAAGAGGCTTTTCAAGCACGCCTCGAGGATTTCAG GCAGAAGATAAGTTCGGAAGAGAGCAGCATTACCGAAGTGATGACATGGTACACGAGCGTGAACGCGGCCATGCTAGACCATCTGACTAATCAGATCAAAGAAACGGATAATAGCGGAGTTTGGAG ATATTTGATagctttcaaaaatttactgAGAAGTATCGAGAGTTTGGGTATCGCTTCCGTTTACGGGATCAATTACTTCGGGCGTGGAATCCTTCTGGGGGACAATTACGTCAGCTATGTCCGCCACGAAGCTCTTGGACGCGATCTCCTCAACGGTTCTCTCACATACGTGCCTTCTCTCAAGCATTTTTACGCCGAGCTCACCCGCACCATGCCCGATTATGGCAGGATTAAATCCAG ACGAGACGAAATCCTCCAGAACCGGAAGAGGGAGCCGAATGTCGAAGACGCGATCGCTTATTTCGACTCAATGGCAACTTACGTGGACGAACTGCGGAAACTTCAGAAAGAGTTACGTCACATGATTAG GGATTACGTGAACTCGACCCTGCAAGACGCGAGCAACAAAGAAGCCGCTGGGATAGCTATAGTTGTGCTGGTGCTGGTCGTCTCTCCCATCATTATAATACTAGTACGCAACGCGGTTGCGACGATTCAA atgTACGCAGCTAACCTGGCGCAGAAAGCGCGGGAGCTGAAACAAGAGAAGGGGAAAAGCGACACGTTGCTTTTCCAAATGTTGCCACCGAGCGTTGCTCAACAATTGAAACAAACGCAACAG GTTCCGGCTGAATATTACGAGGCGGTGACCGTATATTTTAGCGACATTGTCGGGTTTACGGAAATTGCCGCAGAGAATACACCCTTGGAA GTTGTCACGTTCCTCAACTCGATCTACAAATTGTTCGACGCTCGGATCGAATGTTACGACGTGTACAAAGTTGAAACGATCGGCGACTCGTACATGGTTGCGTCCGGTTTGCCCGTTAGaaacg GGGACAAACACGTGTCCGAAATAGCAACGATGGCCCTCGATCTCCTAGCGGCTTCGTCCGTGTTCCAAGTGCCGAAGAGGCCCGGGGAACGGCTTCAGATACGAAGCGGCGCCCATACGGGGCCCGTCGTTGCTGGAATCGTGGGCAGCAAGATGCCTCGTTATTGCCTCTTTGGGGATACCGTGAATACGGCCAGTCGCATGGAATCAACCGGAGAAG CTCTGAGAATACACATCAGTCTAGAAATGAAAAAGGCTTTGGACGCGGTGGGAGGTTTCAAAATTGTACGCCGTGGTTTAGTCGACGTTAAG ggAAAGGGACTGATGGATACGTATTGGCTGGAATGTAAGGACGGTGGTATCGCTCGTGCGGCGGAACTGGACTTGCCCTCGTTCTTCGAGGACGTGCGACCAGTTTTCATACGTCGTCTCCGAGAGG AGGGTCGCAAAAACCGACTGTCCCATCCAAATCTCCACATCACCCCCGTCAAGCCACCCCCCCAATCCCAGTCGAGCATCGAGTCCCAAGACTCGACGGCCACGTACGAGGGCACTCAGTCGACCACCCCCTGCCCGCCGAGTTACTCGCCGAGTCAACGTAGCCGTTACTCCCAACCGAATCTGCCCACCCTTCTGATATCCCACGAGAAGAGGTCAGGGGATCGTCGCATCAGGATGTCTCAGCCCACGTTGAACTCGAGCTTCAGCGGCATCAACTTTGCCGGGATGAACCGTAGCTCGAGACTTTCGTACCCGAGCCTGAGACCAGCTTCCGGGGACAACAGCATTAACGAGGAAGAGAGATTGTCGGCGAGAAGCGTGCAAGGGGTTCTCGGGAGTTCGAGGGGAAGTTGGACGGATCAAGGAGCCGCGAGACTGTCCCAATCGGACGTGATGCGGCTCGTTCTGCGCCAGGACGCGAAACGGGACGCTCGCCTCTCCCAATCGACTCTGGTCATCGGCGATTATCATCCCGGTCGCGGCCAACAGAGATTATCCCAACCCTGTCTGAGCACGGGCAAGGATCTCAATTTGCCAACGATGGTTTTCCACTCCCCGTCCCCGCCGTCCGTCAAGCACAAAAGATTCTCGCCAGCGGTGCACGCCAGCCAGAGGGAACGGCTCTCCCAATTGGACATCGGCGCCAAGtatagaaatttcaaagagTCGGCCGCGACGAAATTCAATAGGGACAGATTTTCGATACCCGAGCTCGAGACGCAAAATGATCTCAAGTTGTTGATAGCCGGGACACCGAAGCAGAGGTTCAGTTTGGACAGCCAATTGACAGGGCGTAATCAGGACGTAACTCGGTCGAGATTGTTGCCGATCGCCAGTTCGCCCATCAACGAACACCAGCAAATTAAGATCGAGGAGCAAACAGGAGGTAAAGTTAAAAGCCCCACCAGAGAAGGCCTTGGACGCGTGCTCGTCGCGAGTACCACTCCGATATTACCGCCGAGCGAGAGGGAATTGTTATCGACCGAGTTGAGTAAAATAACGACCGTCGACTCGACGACGCAGAAGGATCAAACGACGCTTAGAGGGAGCAAACTTCACAGATCGGTCTCGCCTATCCCCACCAGGGAGAGAATGTCGGTGcctgaaataagaaattcgaGTCTACGCCGATTGCTCGACCCGCCGATGAGGCAAAGGCACAGTATCACGGGCAATTTAAGACAGAGTATAATCCTTCCCATCAAGCCTCTCGATTTTGGAAGGAAATCGCCCAAGCATTTGTTCGAGGAAGCATTGGAAAGATTTGGAAGAAAGgatgagaaagaagagaatcgaaagaacgaaatttcgaattcggAAACCCTTGTCGACATCGTCGACGAACCTAAACACATTCAAAAGCATTACTCGTATACGTACGAAAGTAGTGGCGACGACGGTTGCTCGATATTTGGAAAGATAAGCATGTCCGCGATaccgaagaagaaatatttggaaagtAATTTCGACGAAAATGAACAGGTGATCACGACGGTGATCGAGACGGACGTGCCAATGATAATGGCCAATCCGaagtatgtaaaaaaatcatcttatTCGAGCGAAACCCCAAAAtggattagaaaatatttggaaagcGAAAGTccgaaaggaggaagaaagatgCAGGCAAGCAACAAGGAGAAAACCAACAGAAGGAACAGCAGGAGGAAAAG
- the LOC100576683 gene encoding uncharacterized protein LOC100576683 isoform X2 → MSPRNGSCVAEVSSVRSLSSDDVSATKTNRKKSCWARATDPAHRRGRRIQLLQMLVLPFIPILALIVQTANTLHDILIYRQEVSDIETQVTIATDLGKVVTRMQLERSEVAFFIYTNGNTLRSNLTQRFAITDQALHNMTTWPLVSVPRDESKTQAYDVVSKEAFQARLEDFRYKVCSFLRQKISSEESSITEVMTWYTSVNAAMLDHLTNQIKETDNSGVWRYLIAFKNLLRSIESLGIASVYGINYFGRGILLGDNYVSYVRHEALGRDLLNGSLTYVPSLKHFYAELTRTMPDYGRIKSRRDEILQNRKREPNVEDAIAYFDSMATYVDELRKLQKELRHMIRDYVNSTLQDASNKEAAGIAIVVLVLVVSPIIIILVRNAVATIQMYAANLAQKARELKQEKGKSDTLLFQMLPPSVAQQLKQTQQVPAEYYEAVTVYFSDIVGFTEIAAENTPLEVVTFLNSIYKLFDARIECYDVYKVETIGDSYMVASGLPVRNGDKHVSEIATMALDLLAASSVFQVPKRPGERLQIRSGAHTGPVVAGIVGSKMPRYCLFGDTVNTASRMESTGEALRIHISLEMKKALDAVGGFKIVRRGLVDVKGKGLMDTYWLECKDGGIARAAELDLPSFFEDVRPVFIRRLREEGTL, encoded by the exons ATGTCACCGCGTAATGGCTCGTGCGTGGCGGAAGTGAGCTCGGTGAGGAGTCTCTCGTCGGACGATGTCTCGGCGACCAAGACGAACCGAAAGAAATCCTGCTGGGCACGTGCCACGGATCCGGCTCACCGCCGCGGACGTCGAATTCAGTTGCTGCAGATGTTGGTTCTCCCGTTCATACCGATCCTGGCGTTGATCGTCCAAACGGCCAACACCCTCCACGATATCTTGATCTATCGGCAGGAGGTCTCCGACATCGAAACGCAG GTAACAATCGCCACTGATTTGGGGAAGGTTGTCACGCGGATGCAGCTCGAAAGATCCGAGGTTGCATTCTTTATTTACACCAATGGCAACACTCTAAG GTCAAACTTGACGCAGAGGTTCGCCATAACTGATCAAGCTCTTCATAACATGACTACGTGGCCCCTGGTCTCGGTGCCCAGGGATGAGAGCAAGACGCAAGCCTATGACGTGGTCAGCAAAGAGGCTTTTCAAGCACGCCTCGAGGATTTCAG GTACAAAGTTTGTTCGTTTCTTAGGCAGAAGATAAGTTCGGAAGAGAGCAGCATTACCGAAGTGATGACATGGTACACGAGCGTGAACGCGGCCATGCTAGACCATCTGACTAATCAGATCAAAGAAACGGATAATAGCGGAGTTTGGAG ATATTTGATagctttcaaaaatttactgAGAAGTATCGAGAGTTTGGGTATCGCTTCCGTTTACGGGATCAATTACTTCGGGCGTGGAATCCTTCTGGGGGACAATTACGTCAGCTATGTCCGCCACGAAGCTCTTGGACGCGATCTCCTCAACGGTTCTCTCACATACGTGCCTTCTCTCAAGCATTTTTACGCCGAGCTCACCCGCACCATGCCCGATTATGGCAGGATTAAATCCAG ACGAGACGAAATCCTCCAGAACCGGAAGAGGGAGCCGAATGTCGAAGACGCGATCGCTTATTTCGACTCAATGGCAACTTACGTGGACGAACTGCGGAAACTTCAGAAAGAGTTACGTCACATGATTAG GGATTACGTGAACTCGACCCTGCAAGACGCGAGCAACAAAGAAGCCGCTGGGATAGCTATAGTTGTGCTGGTGCTGGTCGTCTCTCCCATCATTATAATACTAGTACGCAACGCGGTTGCGACGATTCAA atgTACGCAGCTAACCTGGCGCAGAAAGCGCGGGAGCTGAAACAAGAGAAGGGGAAAAGCGACACGTTGCTTTTCCAAATGTTGCCACCGAGCGTTGCTCAACAATTGAAACAAACGCAACAG GTTCCGGCTGAATATTACGAGGCGGTGACCGTATATTTTAGCGACATTGTCGGGTTTACGGAAATTGCCGCAGAGAATACACCCTTGGAA GTTGTCACGTTCCTCAACTCGATCTACAAATTGTTCGACGCTCGGATCGAATGTTACGACGTGTACAAAGTTGAAACGATCGGCGACTCGTACATGGTTGCGTCCGGTTTGCCCGTTAGaaacg GGGACAAACACGTGTCCGAAATAGCAACGATGGCCCTCGATCTCCTAGCGGCTTCGTCCGTGTTCCAAGTGCCGAAGAGGCCCGGGGAACGGCTTCAGATACGAAGCGGCGCCCATACGGGGCCCGTCGTTGCTGGAATCGTGGGCAGCAAGATGCCTCGTTATTGCCTCTTTGGGGATACCGTGAATACGGCCAGTCGCATGGAATCAACCGGAGAAG CTCTGAGAATACACATCAGTCTAGAAATGAAAAAGGCTTTGGACGCGGTGGGAGGTTTCAAAATTGTACGCCGTGGTTTAGTCGACGTTAAG ggAAAGGGACTGATGGATACGTATTGGCTGGAATGTAAGGACGGTGGTATCGCTCGTGCGGCGGAACTGGACTTGCCCTCGTTCTTCGAGGACGTGCGACCAGTTTTCATACGTCGTCTCCGAGAGGAGGGTACCCTTTGA